Genomic window (Juglans microcarpa x Juglans regia isolate MS1-56 chromosome 2S, Jm3101_v1.0, whole genome shotgun sequence):
ATGTCGAGTGTTGCTGACATTCTCGACTGGCACTAATTTTGATTTATCAAAGTTCATTCTCAAGCCTGATGCTACTTTGAAGCATAATAAGAGTGCCTTCAGTGTCCCGAGTTGATCTTGATCTACTTcatagaaaattaatgtgtcatctacaaataaaagatgagaaatagaTAGACAACTCTTATTGGGTCACCTACTAAAAATCCAGCCACAAAACCATTTCTAACCATGGCCAATAACATCTGAGTAAAGGCCTCCATAATAACAACAATCAGACACATTGAACTCGTATGGTAACTCACAGATCAAAGGAAGAGGCTCCCCATCTCCCGAAGCCCACTGTGCATTCGAAGACATCCTCTtctcctcccccctccccccccccaaatAGATTTTTGCCCTCCCATTCGACCACAATACCCTCATTGATCTCCACATCATTGCCAGAGAAAGGAGTTTTTAATGGTGTATTAGGAACCATCACCACCTCACTTACACCATGGTAAAGCATCTGAGATAGCCCCACGTCACTTTCCTTATTGAACTCCATGCTCAACTCACATTCTCCTTCCAATAGCATCTTGAGATGCTCCTTAGGATGAAATAAGGCCTCCACTGGAGGAGGTAGAGGTTCTAGTGCGCCTATCAGTAGTTTCTGGCCACACTGGATCAGAGATGAGGCTTTCGACGGCAAGATCTCCTCTGTATCCTCATTTAGTAGTGACGTCGGCGTCTCCACCACCATCACCAGCATTTTCTAGGCAGCTGTCAATGGTCTAACCTCAGGCCGTCATGCTTGCACACGTTTCTCTGGCAAAGGTATGATATTGTCGTTGTTAGTGGGCCGGTGGGTTACCCCATTGCATATCCTCCATACAGGCTGAGACTTGGGCTTGGGCCTAGTTGTGTAAGGCCTAGCCCCACAGCTGTTAGTGAAGCTCGTGTGATGCTGGATGCAAGCGGGCTTAATCTCTGTTGGTAGGGGCCTTGCATTGCCCAAGTGGCTAGAGCCCTGATGTAACGAGTCAAGGCCCTTGTTAAGTGGGTTAGCTCCAATAGACAGACCCATGCTAAGTCCATCTCTTGTCGAGCCCATCTCCACTCTTATAAGCCAATCCACTTTGGATTGTAGTGAAATTAGTTGGGACTTTACGTCCAGTAGAGAGGTGAGAACCTCCCCTCCTGCCACCACCACCCTGCCATTGTACTGGGCAAAGCTCTCTGTCAGAGTCGTGTCCCATACCTTGCTTTGCAGCAGTACCACTCTGCCCTACCATGCTGTCATCCCCTATAAGCAAATCACGGGGTTGCTCCACCATTAGTGCCTCCTTATAGGAGTGAAGCTGCTATTGAGCCTTCAACTCCTTTGATCTCTTTAGAGTTCCTTCCTTACGAGTGGTCTTCCCATTGTGAATAAATTCCCACAGAGCCTCCCCCATCCTCTTCCACCCTCTACCCTCCTCCTCAAAAACGAAAATAAAGTTCCTCTTACCACCAACACTGTATTCCACCACCGCGATGTAACGACCTTGAATATTCGAACTCCGTTGTGCAATAAAGTTGCGGCTACCTTCCTTGACCGTGGTGAAATAGTCTATGTTTTCATCCTTCATGCAGGCTTCCATGGccttagagcactagcattggtctatacatatacatatgcaaagttatatttgcataatatgacctTAAAATCCTccacattggcttatgcatatccaaatatttagctACCTATGAACATtacttatctaaatttggataacCACTATTCAtcctacaaatcatattttacttattatttctctctcctcccactctctctctcacaatcacttcattttctccctctttcaacaacacaacaaatctcttacaaatgtatgtagtggatgttaattacaaaatatatatatataattgattttagcaaaaaattaataataataaaataataatatttttttattattttgtctcaaatatgatAAGCCAATGTTagaattttgcttgaatgacaaagtagatatgcaaaagaggtgattttatatatgtacatgCCTAAGaccaatgttaatgctcttagCCACCTATTGCACTGTTGGAGGACCCAAAGCCACCCTTGATACCACCTTCCAGCCTCTTTTTGTAATAACCTGCCGACCCCCCTCTTTCACAAATGAAAAAGCTTTTGATTCTATTacaatatcttttgaaaatatcattttgaaaaCACACCAGCATCCAGACAAACTCAGGCCGCGCCGTTATAGACCACCCAAATACAATGGAGAAAATAAGAGGTTTTCCATCGTCacgggaaaagagaaaaatcgtAGAGTGAAAATCATAACTTCTATAGTGGATAGAGGAACCTTTTACTTCAATCTATTATGACAATTTATtagatcatataatataattgtgGGAACCTTCGTACCTACATGCTCATGTCTTTTTCAgtatgagaaaaataattaagatatcGATTGCTTAATAAACTTGATTAGGCTGCACAATTATAAGATCTATTGCCTTCCTATGGTAGCAGCACCGACTCCGGTTTGTTCTCCCAACCAAAATTGAAAGCCATCTAGTCATTTTAACAACTAAATAACAAGCACTCACAGGCATCATGATATTCACTCGGATCTGGGCCCCGCCACAaggtagggaaaaaaaaaaaaaaacccctcacCAACTGTTATATGGCAAGTAGAAGTTGCCAGCCTAATCAAGGTAGAGCCAACAGAATGCAAACATGGAGGATGTACCTGTGCACCCAACGATGCTACATTgtggcctttttttttatcctttttctgAACGCTACTTTGTGTCTTTTAGAACACGAGCAAGCATATGGATTCTATATGTGATCTAGATGAGAAACATCAACTAATTAAGGAAGAAGATTGAtcttcatatataatatgttgatgTTCACCATATGCTTATTTAGCAGTCAAATGTGATCTAGGTAAGAAGCATCAATATCAGAAAATCTTCAAGTGTTCCACTACCACAAAGATTGAATCTTTCAGTGTAATCAGATTACAATATTATGTGATCTTCTCACCCTGTCATTAACGGCTTCCACACCATTTGAAGCTACAACTTCGCAGAAACCTCATTTCATTACTCTCCAATTTGCTCTTTTGGTCTTGGCCTCCAATTGcactaaatgaaaaatatacacAAATGAAAGGAGGAAGAAAACGTTAATGCATTAACTAGCTTCCAACTAACCTGTAAAGCAAGATTTACGTAGGAAAACACTCCTACTCCTatagaaggaaaacaaaaagatcATACCATCAACCAAGCTATAAATATACACCAGTTCTCATATTTCTACCATATGGCTCTGGTTTTCCTCGCTTCTGCTATTCAAATTCGGGCAAACTCAATCCATGTATCCAATCGACTAAACTGATCACCTGCATGCTACCATAGCCAGCATGTGAATGCAGTTTTGTATAATTCCCCCAAGTCCTAGATGGAAACTGCCACTCTTCATGCCTAACAATGAGGATTTATCTGCAGCTGCATATGACCTGGACTGTTCGAAGATGTCATTGTCAGCCATTCATACTGCTCAACCATTTTATCAGTTTCTCCAAATGGAACTCTGGCTCCTCCATGTTTGCTGAAGGAGAAGATCAAACACAACAAGCTGTAGAAAATTGGGATCTCAAACCTCTTCAATTACAAGCCATGGAATCATCAGCTTCGGCTATCATAGGTCAATAACTCCCTGTTCTTTTCCAGATAGTACTCCAGGGACAAATGAACGATCAAAATCTTTATCCATCATAATTTATACCAGGTTTAAGAAATAGCCATAATGAAATAAGTGAAACAACTATAAACATCAGAAGTGCTTACATCTGAAGTTTTCCCTATTTTAACTAATTCACGGAAAAGATTTTAGTAATATGTTCGTCTCAGTCAGATAAAAAAGTTCAACGATTACACAACAAACACCACTTAATCAGACTAGTTCAACCATCGGTAAAATTAATTCACATACTATAATAAAGCACTCTTCAGGAATTCGTCCTGAAAGGGTGACGTTCATTTGGCTGGCTGTCTGCCTTTGGTGGAGCACTGTAAAGTAGATCGTGGATTTTGGAATACATCAGCATCTGTGAAGAATCACCCCCACCACTGCTCTGTGATGCACGAGAACTCTCCTGCAGCTTAATCTTCTCAAACAGATACTGCTTCTCAGCTTCTGCCTCATTTAACCGTTGTTTCAGGTAATTGCTAGCATATTCTTCCTCTGATTTGTCAGACTTAGCAAGAGCAATCCTCTGAAGCCTCTCAGCCTCTCGTTTTGCCTCATTGGCCTTGAGTTGGAACATATCAGCTTCTGCCTGTTTAAGCCTCACAATCCTCTCCAGCTCTTCTACCTGCAGATTCTTCTTTTGCCTTTCCAGCTTCAGCTCTGCTACTTCCCTCGCCTTGTCCTCAAGCTCACGGTCACAAGCCTCAAGAGCCATGCGGGCTTTCTTAAACATTCTCATCTTCTCATCAGCCACCATTTCCATCTTCCTTATGGCTTCCTGAACCACCTCAGCAATCCGATTGCATGCCTCCTGTGGCGCTATCATCCTTCCACCTTCCCCATTTTCCATACTCTTTGGTCCGTCCACCTCAAGCTCTTCATTAAGGACATACATTCCATAATtaagaaaaacagaaagaaagaaataaagcaaAGCCAAAAACACCAgtaattctaaaatttatagaaTGCTTTGAAGTATATGTACCTtggaaaaacattaaaattgcCCGGCAGGCTGCTGCTGACTCTACTCcactcttcattttttctttcagatCCTCACACTTGTAAAAGAGTTTAATCCCTCGGGGGTCGTCACTTCCATGAAAAATCCTACTAACAAAATCCAGTTCCCTCATCAAAGCCTCACGGTCCCAGGCTGGTGCACAGTGGTGGAAAACATCTTTAACCCACCCAAGAAGCTCAGATGTTCGATTGCATGCCCGGCAACTGAAAACCATCTCAGAGGGACCCGCTCCACTCTTAACCGAAGGACCCATACAAATGAGTCCATCACGAATAGCACAATCTGTATGAGTCCAATGAGAACACAAGTCACACCCAATCCACCTGCAGGTATTTACTTCAAAATCAAACTTGTTACAGATTACACACATGCAAAGATTGCAGAAACCATTTCTCTTAGTGCATATGTCACATGTACAATCATCAGCTGGGAGCTGGTTTTGGCATACTATATTTCTGCATCTCTTGTAGACAAAGATCTCAATCAGTGAAGTCTGAGAGAGACTGATACTAGGATGCAAGAATGCCTGAATCCCAGTATTTATTGACACAAGAATTTCAAGCTGAACTCTGTGGGCTCTAATCAACGTCTTAGCAGTTAAATCAGTTCTACTCTGGACAAGTTTCTGCAACATAGAAAATTCTTCTCTTTGCTGTGAACCACCATTGCCTTCAAGAATAACTCGGAGTCCATTCTTCAACTCTTCTAGAACGTCATCAGGTAAACGATGCATCTTTTCAGAGATAatatcaactctctctcttgctATGTCCCGAAGGGAGATCTTATCTGCAATAGAAACTCTGCGAATAACCGATTGATCAGGGCAATCATTCTCAGCTTTCCCGTTCTCCATCATCTTCTTTGCCATGATGGCATCAGCAGTGGGCCAAGTTTCTCGAGAACTGGCACTCTCAGTAGGGGACTCACGAATTTGATCAGAATTTGATCTGGGCTCCTCTGGGGAGAGGCGGGCATCTGAAGAGACAAGGGACAATGAGGTTTGTAGTCCTCCAGGTCGTGGTTGCTGTCGTGGAGGCAGCATTTTTGACGAAGATTGATGGTGGATGTTAGAACCAGACGATGTACCCATCAATCAATTTCCCCACTTATTCTGTAACCAGCGGCAAAAGGATTATTTACTTATTCGGAAAGAATGTAACAAAGTTGACAAAACAGAATAACCTCAGATTAAACAATCGAGCAAGCAAAGTCGCACAGAacagaaacacacacacacacacac
Coding sequences:
- the LOC121251738 gene encoding OBERON-like protein, with translation MGTSSGSNIHHQSSSKMLPPRQQPRPGGLQTSLSLVSSDARLSPEEPRSNSDQIRESPTESASSRETWPTADAIMAKKMMENGKAENDCPDQSVIRRVSIADKISLRDIARERVDIISEKMHRLPDDVLEELKNGLRVILEGNGGSQQREEFSMLQKLVQSRTDLTAKTLIRAHRVQLEILVSINTGIQAFLHPSISLSQTSLIEIFVYKRCRNIVCQNQLPADDCTCDICTKRNGFCNLCMCVICNKFDFEVNTCRWIGCDLCSHWTHTDCAIRDGLICMGPSVKSGAGPSEMVFSCRACNRTSELLGWVKDVFHHCAPAWDREALMRELDFVSRIFHGSDDPRGIKLFYKCEDLKEKMKSGVESAAACRAILMFFQELEVDGPKSMENGEGGRMIAPQEACNRIAEVVQEAIRKMEMVADEKMRMFKKARMALEACDRELEDKAREVAELKLERQKKNLQVEELERIVRLKQAEADMFQLKANEAKREAERLQRIALAKSDKSEEEYASNYLKQRLNEAEAEKQYLFEKIKLQESSRASQSSGGGDSSQMLMYSKIHDLLYSAPPKADSQPNERHPFRTNS